Genomic segment of Thermus thermamylovorans:
TCAAATGTGGTGGCCAATTACAATATTTTGACATCTCCATGTTAGCTTTTCTAGTGTGATAGCCCGCCGCCTCCTATCCCTCCTGGAAGCCCGCCTGGGGCAGGCACCCGTGGTGGTCCTCACGGGGCCGCGGCAGGCGGGCAAGACCACCCTGGCCCTGGAGGTGGGTGGGCGCATGGGCGCCCTCTACCTGGACCTGGAGTCCGAGCGGGACCGGGGCAAGCTAGGGGAGGCCGAGCCCTACCTGGAGGGCCACCTGGACCGCCTGGTGATCCTGGACGAGGTGCACCGCATGCCCCAGCTCTTTCCCCTCCTCCGCAGCCTAGTGGACCGGGCCCGGCGGGAGGGCAGGCGGGCGGGGCTTTACCTCCTCCTGGGCTCCGTCTCCCCGGAGGTCTCCCCGCAGGCGGGGGAGAGCCTGGCGGGGCGGGCCGGGCCAGCCACCTGGAGCTCGCCCCCTTCGATCCCCTGGAGGTGGGCCCCGAGGCCCTGGAGCGCCTTTGGCTCCGGGGCGGCTTCCCCGAAAGCTTTCTGGCGGAAGGGGAGGAAGCGAGCCTCCGCTGGCGGCGGGATTTCCTGCGGGCCTACGTGGAGCGGGAGATCCCCCTCCTCGGGGGGAGGTTGCCCGCCGAAGCGGTGCGCCGCCTCCTCACCATGCTGGCCCACCTCCAGGGGGAGACCCTGAACCTCAGCCGTCTAGCCGGGAACCTGGGCCTGGATGGGCGGACCGTGGCCCGCCACCTGGACTTTCTGGTGGACCTCTACCTCCTGCGGCGCTTGCCCCCCTACGAGGCCAACGTGGGCAAGCGCCTGGTGAAAAGCCCCAAGCTCTACCTGCGGGATAGCGGCCTGGTCCACGCCCTCCTGGGCCCGGGGGACCTCGAGGCCCTCCTGGGCCACCCCGTGGTGGGGGCGAGCTGGGAGGGCTTTGCCGTGGAGAACCTGCTGCGGGTGGCCCCTGAAGGGGTGGAGGGTTTCTTCTACCGCACCCACGCCGGGGCGGAGGTGGACCTCCTCCTGCGCTGGCCCTCGGGAGCTCTCTGGGCGGTGGAGGTGAAGCGGAGCCTAACCCCGAAGCCCTCCCGGGGCTTCCACGAGGCCC
This window contains:
- a CDS encoding ATP-binding protein — encoded protein: MGPEALERLWLRGGFPESFLAEGEEASLRWRRDFLRAYVEREIPLLGGRLPAEAVRRLLTMLAHLQGETLNLSRLAGNLGLDGRTVARHLDFLVDLYLLRRLPPYEANVGKRLVKSPKLYLRDSGLVHALLGPGDLEALLGHPVVGASWEGFAVENLLRVAPEGVEGFFYRTHAGAEVDLLLRWPSGALWAVEVKRSLTPKPSRGFHEALKDLSPEAAFVVYPGEEAFPLGRGVEAIPLPALMERLWRKAWA